In Paludibacter propionicigenes WB4, the genomic window CGGTCCTTCGAAAAGGTCACGATACACTTGATCCACTTTTTGATCGATGTCCTTTTTACTGTATCCCGCTTCTGCAAAAACATTACGGTATTTTCCAGTATAAAAAGCTGCAGACTTATTTTTGTCTTGTTTGCCCGACTTATTTTTATTGGCAGCTTGTGGGCTGACAACAGTCAAAGATAGCCCTAATACCAATAAACTGATTTTCAAATTTAGATTCATTATTTTTATTATTAGTTATTTATTGAATTATCTTTGATTGTTTCATCCACTCCAACAACGGAGTCATCCAGCCTTTGCGTCCGAAAATAAATCCGTGTCCTCCCTTAGGATATACATGCAGTTCAACTGATACTTTATGGCGACGCAATACTTCAAAGTAGTTGATACTGTTATCCACATCCACCACATTATCATCGGCTGCATGGGTAATGTATGCCGGCGGAGTATTATCTTTCACCTGAAGTTCGTTCGAAAACAAATCAACCAGCTGCTGAGAAGGCTGATCTCCCAAAAGCTGTTTCCTCGAATCGCGATGCGTCAGACTCTGCTGCATAGTAATAACCGGATAAACAACCACCTGGAAATCGGGGCGCAAACTTGTAGCTTTTGGGTTATCAATCAATGCTTTCTCAAAATGTGTCGCTGCGGAAGAAGCTAAATGCCCTCCAGCAGAAAAACCCATAATGCCAATTTTAGATGGATCTACATTCCATTTGACTGAATTTTCGCGTACAAGTTTAATGGCTTGTTGAACATCTTGCAACGGACCTGTAGATTTATCGGTCATAATGGCATCACTCGGCAAGCGGTACTTAAGTACAAAAGCAGCTATACCATTCTTAGCTAATTCTTTAGCATTAGATACTCCTTCGCCCTGATACACCACCACACTATAACCACCACCGGGACAAATTACTACTGCTGCTCCGGTTTCTTTGCCTTTCTCGGGCAGATAAATTTCCAATGTAGGGTTTGTGACATTTCGATACATGCCACCACCAAAACTTTCTTTATAATCGGCAGGCACAACTTTGGAATTCGGGATTGTTGTGCTGTAAAGCGAAATAACTTCCTGTGCTTTTAAAGTACAATTTACAAAAAGCATCAATGCAATAATAGTCTTTATTGATTTCATTATTTATTAGAATTTAAGAGTTTACGAGCTTTACCTATAAATCAACACTTTTTCGTGACCTATAATATAAACACCATTTAAAAGATTCTTTTGAGCATCACCACGCCTAATTTGTTTCTTTAGTAACTTTCCGGTTACAGAAAAAACATCTACAATATCATCCTCACTTTTAATTATAGGAATTTCTAAACCGGTAGTTTCTTGGCTTGCATCAGATCTATTTGTCAGATATACATTATCAATAATGTAGTCACCACCTCCTGACCAAAATCTGACAGCAGTAATATGATTGGGTGAAATCTTAATTCCAGTTTCAGTTACCAGATTATTCAAATCAATGATAAGTTCATTCTTTCCTTCCCATTTATACCCTATGGACTCTGTAGATCCATCTTTAATTACTATATTGCTCCCCCATGGATAATTATATGAACCAAATTTGAACACCAAATACTTATATCCTGAAAGATCTATACCATTTGGAAAACTCCAGCCTGCCTGTCCCCATTGTGTCAAATGGAGTGTGTGCGAGTTATTATCAAAAGTATTGGCACCAAACATAGTCAGATTCATTGCTTCTGATTGCAACAAAAAGTAATTTGATTTTACAGAAATCTCTTTCTGAAAGCCGCCATAACTAACAGTAAGGGTTGCCAAGCCCTCCTTAAGCGCTGAGATTCGACCCGCAGACCCGATTGCTACCAATGGATTGCTACTTTGATAATTAGCTTTTGAACTAACAAAATCAATTCGTCCATCTGCATACGTTGCTCTTACCAAAATATAAGCATTGCTCCCTGCCGATATTTGAATTGTTTGATTATTTACTATCGGTTTTAGCATGCCATCAAAAATCTCAAGAT contains:
- a CDS encoding alpha/beta hydrolase, with amino-acid sequence MKSIKTIIALMLFVNCTLKAQEVISLYSTTIPNSKVVPADYKESFGGGMYRNVTNPTLEIYLPEKGKETGAAVVICPGGGYSVVVYQGEGVSNAKELAKNGIAAFVLKYRLPSDAIMTDKSTGPLQDVQQAIKLVRENSVKWNVDPSKIGIMGFSAGGHLASSAATHFEKALIDNPKATSLRPDFQVVVYPVITMQQSLTHRDSRKQLLGDQPSQQLVDLFSNELQVKDNTPPAYITHAADDNVVDVDNSINYFEVLRRHKVSVELHVYPKGGHGFIFGRKGWMTPLLEWMKQSKIIQ